Proteins encoded by one window of Thermococcus sp. JdF3:
- a CDS encoding HEPN domain-containing protein encodes MFDREEFERWLSQAEYTLRSAENDMKSGFYSWACFKAQQAAEYAVKALLFGLGIMAYGHSIKRLLDVLSKEVDVPEELFDSARLLDRHYIPPRYPDAYIEGAPHEYYGEKDAVEAINSSLAIIAFVRRVADEAQ; translated from the coding sequence ATGTTTGACAGGGAGGAATTCGAGCGATGGCTCTCCCAGGCCGAGTACACCCTCAGGAGTGCTGAAAACGACATGAAGTCTGGGTTCTATTCGTGGGCATGCTTCAAGGCACAGCAGGCCGCGGAGTATGCCGTCAAGGCCCTGCTATTTGGGCTTGGAATCATGGCGTACGGTCACTCAATAAAGAGGCTACTCGACGTGCTCTCTAAAGAGGTCGATGTTCCAGAGGAACTCTTTGACAGCGCCAGATTGCTGGACCGGCATTACATCCCCCCGAGGTACCCGGATGCGTATATAGAGGGCGCCCCCCATGAGTACTACGGGGAAAAAGATGCCGTGGAGGCCATCAACTCATCGCTCGCGATAATAGCCTTCGTCAGGAGGGTTGCCGATGAGGCCCAGTGA
- a CDS encoding nucleotidyltransferase domain-containing protein, whose protein sequence is MRPSDIPYGREIREYVEAIKKALNPKLILLYGSVARGTFGLGSDVDVLVVAEDLPRNPNERLRLLYDLDRTRAPIDAKAYTPGEVRKMLLRGHPLILDALSDGKVLYADEEYLEELTAMFNAVRRKFRRFERGWIRIER, encoded by the coding sequence ATGAGGCCCAGTGACATTCCCTACGGGCGGGAAATCCGGGAGTACGTTGAGGCCATCAAAAAGGCCCTCAATCCAAAACTGATACTTCTGTATGGCTCCGTTGCCAGGGGGACGTTCGGCCTGGGAAGCGACGTGGACGTTCTGGTGGTTGCGGAGGACCTTCCCAGGAATCCGAACGAGCGTCTGAGACTTCTCTACGACCTCGACAGAACCCGCGCTCCGATTGATGCGAAGGCCTACACCCCGGGGGAGGTCAGAAAAATGCTCCTCAGGGGGCATCCACTCATACTCGACGCCCTGTCCGATGGGAAGGTTCTCTACGCTGATGAGGAATATCTTGAGGAACTGACGGCGATGTTCAACGCCGTCAGAAGAAAGTTCCGCCGTTTTGAGCGGGGTTGGATTAGAATTGAGAGGTGA
- a CDS encoding ScpA family protein, giving the protein MESRREEEITPVDILLQLVTMGKVDPWNIDIVDLTEKYIERLREMKELDLRVSARAILAASILVRMKSEALLYGDEEEEEEHEEKLHVDVEPLAPPLRRVERYYTFDDLLDALMDALEEAEKRKPRKKKKVEIEEEVFVVDDFRVDIEKHVYRLHEIVVNMYRETREPINFWDLVFDPTPKIVARTFLYLLFLSNMGKVDLIQEEPFGEILVVPVGESA; this is encoded by the coding sequence ATGGAATCCCGTCGCGAGGAGGAAATAACGCCCGTTGACATTCTCCTCCAGCTCGTCACCATGGGGAAGGTTGACCCCTGGAACATCGACATCGTGGATTTGACCGAGAAGTACATCGAGAGACTCAGGGAGATGAAGGAGCTCGACCTCCGCGTCTCCGCCAGGGCCATCCTCGCCGCATCCATACTCGTCAGGATGAAGAGCGAGGCCCTGCTCTACGGCGACGAGGAGGAAGAGGAGGAGCACGAGGAGAAGCTCCACGTTGATGTCGAGCCGCTGGCCCCGCCCCTCCGCAGGGTGGAGCGCTACTACACCTTCGACGACCTCCTGGACGCCCTCATGGATGCCCTTGAGGAGGCTGAGAAGAGAAAGCCGCGGAAGAAAAAGAAGGTCGAGATTGAAGAGGAGGTCTTCGTCGTCGATGACTTCCGCGTTGACATCGAGAAGCACGTCTACCGCCTCCACGAGATAGTCGTGAACATGTACCGGGAAACAAGGGAGCCAATAAACTTCTGGGACCTGGTGTTCGACCCGACGCCGAAGATAGTAGCCAGAACCTTCCTCTACCTCCTCTTCCTCTCCAACATGGGGAAGGTGGACCTCATTCAGGAGGAGCCCTTTGGGGAGATACTGGTCGTGCCCGTGGGGGAGAGCGCCTAG
- a CDS encoding DUF5658 family protein, producing the protein MVKGMRGKVYAGFFVAFSVLDMLTTWFGVSRGFSEANPVIAQRISDPALFFGSFALFTALGVALILASSALTGISSVFGYFPAVFVLLKAAPAVNNLYLLFGFGFLIPFVPVLPLAAMLIAGSEKPASTRDVRKAFIRSLQA; encoded by the coding sequence GTGGTGAAGGGGATGCGAGGCAAAGTGTACGCAGGATTTTTTGTGGCGTTTTCGGTTCTTGATATGCTTACAACCTGGTTTGGCGTGAGTAGAGGGTTCTCCGAGGCAAATCCCGTCATAGCCCAGAGGATCTCAGACCCCGCCCTTTTCTTCGGAAGCTTTGCCCTCTTCACGGCCCTGGGTGTTGCCCTGATCCTTGCATCCTCCGCCTTAACAGGCATCTCCAGTGTCTTCGGATACTTCCCCGCGGTCTTCGTGCTTCTTAAAGCCGCCCCCGCGGTCAACAACCTCTACCTGCTATTCGGCTTTGGATTCCTGATACCGTTCGTTCCAGTGCTTCCTCTCGCGGCGATGCTCATTGCCGGGTCCGAAAAGCCCGCATCCACCCGGGACGTCAGGAAAGCTTTTATTCGCTCCCTCCAAGCTTAA
- a CDS encoding DEAD/DEAH box helicase yields the protein MYLRRDLIEPRVYQEIIYARCKETSCLVVLPTGLGKTLIAMLIADYRLSRYGGKVLMLAPTKPLAIQHAESFRRLFNLPQERINVLTGELSPEKRRRVWGESVIITATPQTVENDILTGRISLEDVSLLVIDEAHRAVGGYSYVFIAREYLKTARHPLVLGLTASPGSDADKIREIVENLGIEHVEVRTEASPDVKPYVQSIAFEWVKVELPEIYKEVRKLLREMLKESLKPLAQFKLVSTYSPDISKREVLQAGSKINQEVARGNYEIGRLRLHQAKAVKLQHAIELLETQGLTALRTYLRKLREDKRAKSSKQLMEDPHMRKVVYLLVQAKESGVDHPKMERLKELVKRQLERKPDSKVIVFTNYRDTGRRIVEELEAMGIAAERFIGQASRGKDKGMSQKKQKEVLDRFSRAEFNVLVATSVGEEGLDVPEVDLVVFYEPVPSAIRSIQRRGRTGRHRPGKVVILMARGTRDEAYYWSSKRKEKGMFDAIRAIARELERARPRGRSGPAEIVEKTPERAGMSRGKITSLDAFLKPKGVQKTEEKSGASEKPPKNPVFVKKQKGIVIYADSRELRSGVPKHLRELGAEVEVRTLDVADYVVSEDVGIERKSANDFIQSIIDGRLFDQVERLKRAYEKPVIIIEGGLYGVRNVHPNAIRGAIAAVTLDWGVPILFSSGIEETAQFIYLMAKREQEERKKEVRLRSEKKALTLAERQRLIVEGLPNVSATLAKRLLTHFGNVERVFTATEEELKEVEGIGPKKAREIRKVITAPYVGEDKI from the coding sequence ATGTACCTTCGCCGAGACCTCATCGAGCCCCGCGTTTACCAGGAGATAATCTACGCCCGCTGTAAAGAGACCAGCTGCCTCGTCGTTCTCCCGACGGGGCTGGGAAAGACGCTGATAGCGATGCTCATAGCCGATTACCGGCTCTCCCGGTACGGCGGTAAGGTCCTCATGCTCGCGCCAACCAAACCCCTGGCCATCCAGCACGCCGAGAGCTTTAGGCGCCTCTTCAATCTCCCCCAGGAAAGAATAAACGTCCTCACCGGAGAACTCTCCCCCGAAAAGCGCAGACGGGTGTGGGGGGAGAGCGTGATCATCACCGCCACCCCCCAGACCGTCGAGAACGACATCCTCACGGGCAGGATTTCGCTGGAGGACGTTTCCCTTCTGGTAATCGACGAGGCCCACAGGGCCGTTGGCGGTTACTCGTACGTTTTCATCGCCAGGGAGTACCTCAAAACCGCCAGGCACCCGCTGGTTCTCGGCTTGACCGCATCCCCAGGGAGCGACGCCGATAAAATTCGCGAGATAGTGGAAAACCTCGGCATCGAACACGTCGAGGTGAGAACCGAGGCTTCTCCCGACGTTAAACCCTACGTCCAGAGCATTGCATTTGAGTGGGTGAAGGTCGAGCTGCCCGAGATATACAAGGAGGTTAGAAAACTCCTCCGCGAGATGCTGAAGGAGAGTCTCAAGCCCCTCGCCCAGTTCAAGCTCGTCTCGACTTATTCCCCGGACATCTCAAAGAGGGAAGTGCTTCAGGCGGGGTCAAAGATCAATCAGGAGGTCGCGAGGGGCAACTATGAGATCGGCCGCCTCAGACTCCACCAGGCCAAGGCCGTCAAGCTCCAGCACGCGATCGAGCTCCTCGAGACTCAGGGGCTGACCGCCCTGCGCACCTACCTCAGGAAGCTTCGGGAGGATAAGCGGGCGAAGTCGAGCAAGCAGCTCATGGAAGACCCGCACATGAGGAAGGTGGTTTACCTCCTCGTTCAGGCAAAGGAGAGCGGGGTGGACCATCCGAAGATGGAGCGGCTGAAGGAGCTCGTCAAAAGGCAGCTCGAAAGAAAGCCGGACTCCAAGGTAATCGTCTTCACCAACTACCGGGACACAGGGAGGAGAATAGTGGAGGAGCTGGAGGCGATGGGGATCGCGGCCGAGAGGTTCATCGGCCAGGCGAGCAGGGGGAAGGACAAAGGGATGAGCCAGAAGAAGCAGAAGGAAGTCCTCGACCGCTTCTCCCGCGCTGAGTTCAACGTCCTCGTCGCCACAAGTGTTGGCGAGGAAGGACTGGACGTTCCCGAGGTGGACCTGGTCGTTTTCTACGAGCCGGTGCCTTCGGCCATACGGAGCATCCAGAGGCGCGGCAGGACCGGCAGGCACAGGCCGGGGAAGGTTGTAATCCTGATGGCCCGGGGGACGAGGGACGAGGCCTACTACTGGAGCTCGAAGCGAAAGGAGAAGGGGATGTTCGATGCCATAAGGGCCATAGCGAGGGAGCTTGAAAGGGCCCGCCCCAGGGGGCGGTCGGGACCTGCTGAAATCGTTGAAAAAACACCGGAGCGTGCCGGGATGAGCAGGGGGAAGATAACTTCCCTTGATGCGTTTCTGAAGCCGAAGGGGGTCCAGAAAACCGAGGAGAAATCCGGGGCTTCCGAAAAGCCTCCGAAGAACCCCGTTTTCGTAAAGAAACAGAAGGGTATAGTGATCTACGCCGACAGCCGCGAGCTGAGGAGCGGGGTGCCGAAGCACCTCCGCGAGCTTGGCGCCGAGGTTGAGGTCAGGACACTCGACGTTGCCGACTACGTGGTGAGTGAGGACGTCGGCATAGAGCGCAAGAGCGCCAACGACTTCATCCAGTCAATCATCGACGGCAGACTCTTCGACCAAGTTGAGAGGCTCAAAAGGGCCTACGAAAAGCCGGTCATAATCATTGAAGGAGGCCTCTACGGGGTAAGGAACGTACACCCCAACGCGATTCGCGGGGCGATAGCGGCGGTGACCCTCGACTGGGGGGTGCCCATTCTTTTCTCCTCAGGAATCGAGGAGACGGCACAGTTCATATACCTGATGGCAAAGCGCGAGCAGGAGGAGAGGAAGAAGGAGGTCCGCCTCAGGAGCGAGAAGAAGGCCCTAACCCTGGCGGAGAGGCAGCGCCTGATAGTCGAGGGCCTGCCCAACGTCTCGGCAACACTCGCCAAGCGCCTCCTCACGCACTTCGGCAACGTTGAACGCGTTTTCACTGCAACGGAGGAGGAGCTGAAGGAGGTCGAGGGAATAGGTCCGAAGAAGGCGAGGGAGATAAGGAAGGTGATAACCGCACCCTACGTAGGGGAGGATAAAATTTAA
- a CDS encoding potassium channel family protein: MSELEEIRNCLIEMKDLSSLMVDLAFSSVMYKSEDIAEEVYLLEERMDELTLKVKKLALRLAKSEEDPVKLLSVIDMAEINEQISDAAYKISDLILRDVEPHPIIRKIMEDTEEELGRVTVHTGSVLHGKTLEQLKLPSKIGTRILAIKRGSRYIYNPGRNDVIKEGDVLIAVGSDLDRLRKLAGEEVDEEE, from the coding sequence ATGAGTGAGCTTGAGGAGATCAGAAACTGCCTCATTGAGATGAAGGACCTCTCGTCTCTGATGGTTGACCTGGCGTTCTCTTCCGTCATGTACAAGAGCGAAGACATCGCGGAGGAGGTTTACCTGCTTGAGGAGCGCATGGACGAGCTGACGCTTAAGGTCAAGAAACTCGCCCTGAGGCTCGCCAAGAGTGAGGAGGACCCGGTGAAGCTTCTCAGCGTCATAGACATGGCCGAGATAAACGAGCAGATAAGCGACGCGGCCTACAAGATATCCGACCTAATCCTGCGCGATGTGGAGCCCCACCCGATAATCCGGAAGATTATGGAAGACACGGAGGAGGAACTCGGAAGGGTGACGGTTCACACCGGTTCCGTTCTGCACGGCAAGACCCTGGAGCAGCTCAAGCTTCCGAGCAAGATAGGCACGAGGATACTCGCCATAAAGCGCGGGAGCCGGTACATCTACAACCCCGGAAGGAACGACGTTATTAAGGAGGGCGACGTTCTCATAGCGGTTGGCTCCGACCTCGACAGGCTGAGGAAGCTCGCCGGCGAGGAAGTGGATGAGGAGGAGTAG
- a CDS encoding potassium channel family protein codes for MEEWDEIEVPRNVKDIFVEMKNTAELMVDLAYSSILFNEEEMAEEVLELEEYLDLLNYHLMVHAVLAARRPKEAEQITSILHMAHAIDDMSNAAADLAKMVIDGVELHPVITEAILGSEEIIGKIFVSAESILVGKTLGELDLAANTGVWIVAVRRGKRWIFDPDGDFKIFPGDILIGRGTNTSVDYLKEIARGNIKVMSNE; via the coding sequence GTGGAAGAGTGGGACGAAATCGAGGTTCCGAGGAACGTTAAGGACATCTTCGTTGAGATGAAGAACACCGCCGAGCTGATGGTTGACCTGGCCTACTCCTCCATACTCTTCAACGAGGAGGAGATGGCCGAGGAGGTGCTCGAACTCGAGGAGTACCTCGATCTGCTCAACTACCACCTCATGGTCCATGCGGTTCTTGCCGCAAGGCGGCCGAAGGAGGCGGAGCAGATAACGTCCATTCTCCACATGGCGCACGCCATAGACGACATGTCCAACGCGGCGGCGGACCTCGCGAAAATGGTCATCGACGGCGTCGAGCTCCACCCCGTCATAACCGAGGCGATCCTCGGCAGCGAGGAGATAATCGGCAAGATTTTTGTCTCGGCCGAGTCCATACTCGTCGGAAAAACGCTGGGGGAGCTGGACCTCGCGGCCAACACCGGCGTCTGGATAGTCGCTGTGAGGAGAGGCAAACGCTGGATTTTTGACCCCGACGGGGACTTCAAGATATTCCCCGGGGACATACTCATAGGAAGGGGAACGAACACCTCGGTGGACTACCTCAAGGAGATAGCCCGGGGCAACATCAAGGTGATGTCCAATGAGTGA
- a CDS encoding magnesium transporter has translation MAVIGGEVREELKGKIKEAYRVTLPSLFTSQIFGLFGGTFLGKYFETIRTQFPGLLVVLPGIMGLRGNVFGSMASRFSTMLYLGDLEPSMRDKKVLKEIVLRMLISLIPILLLWAIGVATGVRKNAFDVLLIVVTSTILVSFILGYFTSFVTIFAFRRGTDPDSVAAPLVASMGDFLTVPSLVLFILLIEHSPEGFRVFNYVVLFLFAVVAAISRVRKEEFLELKQVFITITGLALLSTISGSILARFSGIIQASVILSFIYPSLLSSFGNYGSIIAAKTSTKLHLGEIEGFLCPKAFTDILALFTTAPVIGTTKLLIGIALVKLTTGMAVPGSAWVVALTYPFMVLFIMLYSYTVSYFLFRKNIDPDHVAIPLISNNSDIFGTIYVVLMAKLMVGA, from the coding sequence ATGGCAGTGATCGGCGGAGAGGTCAGGGAGGAGCTGAAGGGAAAGATCAAGGAAGCCTACAGGGTTACGCTGCCGTCCCTGTTCACCTCCCAGATATTTGGCCTATTCGGCGGCACGTTTCTGGGTAAGTACTTCGAGACCATAAGAACCCAGTTCCCGGGCCTCCTGGTGGTTCTGCCGGGCATAATGGGCCTCCGCGGGAACGTTTTCGGCTCGATGGCATCGCGCTTCTCCACGATGCTCTACCTCGGTGACCTCGAACCCTCCATGAGGGACAAGAAGGTTCTCAAGGAGATAGTCCTGAGAATGCTCATCTCGCTCATCCCGATACTCCTTCTGTGGGCCATAGGCGTCGCCACCGGTGTGAGGAAGAACGCCTTTGACGTCCTCCTCATAGTCGTCACCTCAACGATACTGGTCTCCTTCATCCTCGGATACTTCACCTCATTCGTTACGATATTCGCCTTCAGGCGCGGCACAGACCCCGACAGCGTTGCGGCCCCGCTGGTCGCCTCAATGGGCGATTTCCTGACGGTTCCCTCGCTGGTGCTGTTCATCCTCCTCATAGAGCACTCCCCAGAGGGCTTCAGGGTCTTCAACTACGTCGTGCTCTTCCTGTTTGCCGTCGTCGCCGCGATAAGCAGGGTAAGGAAGGAGGAGTTCCTTGAACTCAAACAGGTCTTCATAACCATAACCGGGCTGGCGCTCCTCTCGACGATATCCGGTTCAATACTCGCCAGATTCAGCGGGATAATCCAGGCCTCCGTGATACTGAGCTTCATCTACCCCTCGCTCCTCAGCAGCTTCGGCAACTACGGCTCAATAATAGCCGCCAAGACCTCAACGAAGCTCCACCTCGGCGAGATAGAGGGCTTTCTCTGTCCCAAGGCATTCACCGACATCCTGGCGCTCTTCACGACCGCACCGGTCATTGGAACGACGAAGCTCTTAATAGGCATCGCCCTTGTGAAGCTGACTACCGGTATGGCGGTTCCCGGCTCCGCGTGGGTAGTGGCTCTCACGTATCCGTTCATGGTCCTGTTCATCATGCTCTACTCCTACACGGTATCCTACTTCCTGTTCCGGAAGAACATAGACCCCGACCACGTGGCCATCCCCCTCATATCAAACAACAGCGATATATTCGGGACGATATACGTCGTGCTGATGGCCAAGCTGATGGTGGGAGCATGA
- a CDS encoding sugar phosphate isomerase/epimerase yields MIGLSMTAYSGKDLSGLEGWVQRVRQLGFDFVEILSEWPHYLTRDNHRLFEEVLDGWSMKRTVHAPFSDVNIGSFNDRLRRTSLEVIREAIELAAELDALSVTIHPGHCSPVSVRNRRKYLEIHRESLRRIAEWGLEYGVRIGVENMPRFVILDAQTCERLWEILEDVEIGVTFDVGHLNTTTGNFERFIELFGDRIVHVHLHDNRGQKDDHLALGDGTVPWVRVLPKLPKVTRTLEVNDLESARRSLEFLKSLH; encoded by the coding sequence ATGATCGGCCTTTCGATGACCGCCTATTCCGGAAAGGACCTCTCCGGCCTGGAGGGATGGGTCCAGAGGGTAAGACAGCTGGGCTTTGATTTCGTGGAGATTCTGAGCGAATGGCCCCACTACCTGACGAGGGACAACCACCGCCTCTTCGAGGAGGTTCTTGACGGCTGGAGCATGAAGAGAACCGTTCACGCGCCGTTCAGCGACGTCAACATAGGCTCTTTCAACGACAGGCTGAGGAGAACATCGCTGGAGGTAATCCGCGAGGCCATCGAACTGGCGGCCGAGCTCGACGCCCTCTCCGTCACGATACACCCGGGCCACTGCTCGCCGGTGAGCGTGAGGAACAGGAGAAAGTACCTGGAGATACACAGGGAGTCCCTGAGGAGAATCGCCGAATGGGGACTGGAGTACGGGGTCAGGATTGGCGTTGAAAACATGCCCCGCTTCGTAATCCTCGATGCACAGACGTGCGAGAGGCTGTGGGAGATACTTGAAGACGTCGAGATTGGGGTGACCTTCGACGTCGGGCACCTGAACACCACAACAGGGAATTTTGAGCGCTTCATCGAGCTCTTTGGGGACAGGATAGTCCACGTCCACCTCCACGACAACCGCGGCCAGAAAGACGACCATCTCGCCCTGGGGGACGGCACAGTCCCGTGGGTCAGGGTGCTCCCAAAACTCCCCAAGGTGACGCGGACCCTCGAAGTCAACGACCTCGAATCCGCCCGGAGAAGCCTCGAATTTCTGAAAAGCCTGCATTGA
- a CDS encoding acetate--CoA ligase family protein, with product MVEKIVEEMRPFFDPKAVAIIGATNKKGKVGNVIFENFKMNKERGIFKGNIYPVNPKLDEIEGYRVYKSVDELPEDTDLAVISIPAPFVPDTMRQVAKKGIKSVIIITGGFGELGEEGKKLEREILEIARENGIRIIGPNCVGVYVPDTGVDTVFLPESKMDRPKSGPIAFVSQSGAFAAAMLDWAAMAGIGIGKMVSYGNKLDVDDADLMDYFIHDDGINVVTFYIEGVKDGRKFIEAARRITQVKPVIALKSGRTEYGAKAASSHTGSLAGADTIYDAVFKQTGVIRAEDFEHMFDLAKAFAALKDKLPKGDRIGIITDGGGAGVMASDAVARFGLRMADLSEETLRFLKENFPPHAVAGNPTDVVGDTDAERYRIAIEGFVNDPNVDAILVIVLFQVPLLEEEKIIDILAEYQKKSDKPIVAVAMGGKKTDHYARILEDKGVPVYPTPERGVRALAGLVKYAEYLRRGA from the coding sequence ATGGTGGAAAAGATAGTTGAGGAAATGAGGCCCTTCTTCGACCCAAAGGCGGTCGCTATCATCGGTGCAACCAACAAGAAGGGTAAGGTTGGAAACGTCATTTTTGAGAACTTCAAGATGAACAAGGAGCGTGGAATCTTCAAGGGCAACATATACCCCGTGAACCCCAAGCTCGACGAAATAGAGGGGTACAGGGTCTACAAGAGCGTCGATGAGCTCCCCGAGGACACCGACCTGGCGGTCATCTCGATTCCGGCCCCGTTCGTCCCGGACACCATGAGGCAGGTGGCAAAGAAGGGGATAAAGTCCGTCATCATCATCACCGGCGGCTTCGGTGAGCTCGGCGAGGAAGGTAAGAAGCTGGAGCGCGAGATTCTTGAGATAGCCAGGGAGAACGGAATAAGGATCATCGGCCCGAACTGTGTCGGCGTCTACGTTCCGGACACCGGCGTTGACACCGTCTTCCTGCCGGAGAGCAAGATGGACAGGCCGAAGAGCGGCCCGATAGCCTTCGTCAGCCAGAGCGGAGCCTTCGCGGCCGCGATGCTCGACTGGGCCGCGATGGCCGGGATAGGCATAGGCAAGATGGTTAGCTACGGCAACAAGCTCGACGTTGACGACGCCGACCTCATGGACTACTTCATACACGACGATGGCATAAACGTCGTCACCTTCTACATCGAGGGAGTCAAGGACGGCAGGAAGTTCATAGAGGCCGCCAGGAGGATAACCCAGGTCAAGCCCGTCATAGCCCTCAAGAGCGGAAGGACCGAGTACGGTGCCAAGGCCGCCTCTTCCCACACCGGTTCGCTCGCCGGTGCCGACACGATTTACGATGCCGTCTTCAAGCAGACCGGTGTCATCCGCGCCGAGGACTTCGAGCACATGTTCGACCTCGCGAAGGCATTTGCCGCACTCAAGGACAAGCTCCCGAAGGGCGACAGGATAGGAATCATCACCGATGGCGGTGGAGCGGGAGTCATGGCCAGCGATGCCGTTGCCAGGTTCGGTCTCAGGATGGCCGACCTCAGCGAGGAGACCCTCAGGTTCCTGAAGGAGAACTTCCCGCCGCACGCGGTGGCAGGAAACCCCACCGACGTGGTTGGAGACACCGACGCCGAGAGGTACAGAATCGCCATCGAGGGCTTCGTGAACGACCCGAACGTCGATGCGATACTTGTCATAGTCCTCTTCCAGGTCCCGCTCCTCGAGGAGGAGAAGATAATCGACATCCTAGCCGAGTACCAGAAGAAGAGCGACAAGCCGATCGTTGCGGTGGCGATGGGCGGTAAGAAGACCGACCACTACGCCAGAATCCTCGAGGACAAGGGAGTTCCCGTTTATCCAACCCCTGAGAGGGGCGTCCGCGCCCTGGCGGGCCTTGTTAAGTACGCTGAATACCTCAGGAGGGGGGCCTGA
- a CDS encoding acetate--CoA ligase family protein gives MKEEALKVIEEVLKSGRTSLVEYEAKQVLKAYGLPVPEEKLAKTLDEALKYAEEIGYPVAMKLMSPQILHKSDAKVVLLNIKTPEELKEKWELIHENARKYRPDAEILGVLVAPMLKVGREIIIGVTEDPQFGHALMFGLGGIFVEVLKDVTFRIVPITERDARKMIRDIKSYPILAGARGEEPADIDAIVNLLLKVSELVNDLDDYIKEMDLNPVFVYEKGKGAVVVDARIILKG, from the coding sequence ATGAAGGAGGAAGCCCTTAAAGTTATTGAAGAGGTTTTGAAGTCCGGAAGGACTTCGCTCGTTGAGTACGAGGCAAAGCAGGTTCTCAAAGCCTACGGCCTCCCGGTTCCGGAGGAAAAGCTCGCCAAGACCCTGGACGAGGCTCTCAAGTACGCCGAAGAAATCGGCTACCCCGTCGCCATGAAGCTGATGTCCCCGCAGATTCTCCACAAGAGCGACGCCAAGGTCGTCCTTCTCAACATCAAGACCCCCGAGGAGCTGAAGGAGAAGTGGGAGCTCATCCACGAGAACGCGCGCAAATACCGCCCGGACGCTGAAATCCTGGGTGTTCTCGTGGCCCCGATGCTCAAGGTCGGAAGGGAGATCATCATAGGCGTCACCGAAGACCCGCAGTTCGGCCACGCCCTCATGTTCGGTCTCGGCGGAATCTTCGTCGAGGTTCTCAAGGACGTCACCTTCCGCATAGTGCCCATAACCGAGCGCGATGCCAGGAAGATGATAAGGGACATAAAGAGCTACCCGATTCTCGCAGGGGCCCGCGGCGAGGAGCCGGCGGACATAGACGCAATAGTCAACCTCCTCCTCAAGGTCAGCGAGCTCGTCAACGATCTCGACGACTACATCAAGGAGATGGACCTCAACCCCGTCTTCGTCTACGAGAAGGGCAAGGGTGCCGTCGTCGTTGACGCCAGGATAATCCTGAAGGGCTGA
- a CDS encoding MFS transporter, whose protein sequence is MRTDSKALYPILIAGFFAILGSTMGKSPTLPLYSQSIGLGKGEIGLVAAASTVTGIFINFASGLLSDVYGRKRLLKMSGFVFLSAPLLYFLAGDALTLALVRVYYGVATAIFVPVSFALVSDLYPDRKGTFMGFLSSSTLVGRALAPVLAGSIIYFLGFSVVFVLCSLTGLVVFALTFRFPETGGELKRFEFTFSGELLLIGLLDAAVYMAYQGIETFLPLFYYLQDKAWLSGLILTVEIAIMAVVKPYAGYLSDRVGRIKPIVAGMTMVGLAMFVFALSDSLSLVVLGAVLFSVGASISEASTKPLATEVSRLRGTALGFLESVKDIGQALGPVLIGFLGFRTGFLFVGVFGLGALAVFLLRANSGFSRGINR, encoded by the coding sequence GTGAGAACCGACTCCAAGGCCCTCTATCCCATCCTTATCGCGGGATTCTTCGCGATCCTAGGTTCCACCATGGGCAAGTCCCCGACCCTTCCCCTCTACTCCCAGAGCATCGGGCTCGGAAAGGGAGAAATCGGCCTCGTTGCCGCCGCCTCTACGGTGACGGGCATCTTCATAAACTTCGCGTCGGGCCTTCTCAGCGACGTTTACGGACGGAAGAGGCTCCTCAAGATGAGCGGCTTCGTTTTTCTCAGCGCCCCGCTGCTGTACTTTCTCGCGGGCGACGCTTTGACCCTCGCCCTCGTCAGGGTTTACTACGGCGTTGCGACGGCAATCTTCGTCCCGGTGTCCTTCGCATTGGTCAGTGACCTGTACCCGGACCGTAAGGGCACCTTCATGGGCTTCCTGAGCTCATCAACCCTCGTTGGCCGCGCCCTAGCTCCTGTTCTCGCGGGGAGCATCATCTATTTCCTGGGGTTCTCGGTGGTCTTTGTCCTCTGCTCACTGACGGGACTGGTCGTTTTTGCCCTTACCTTCAGGTTCCCTGAAACTGGTGGAGAGCTGAAGAGGTTTGAGTTCACGTTCAGCGGAGAACTCCTCCTGATAGGCCTTCTGGACGCGGCCGTTTACATGGCCTACCAGGGTATAGAGACCTTTCTACCCCTATTCTACTACCTCCAGGACAAGGCGTGGCTCTCCGGGCTGATACTCACCGTTGAGATAGCCATAATGGCGGTCGTCAAGCCCTACGCGGGCTACCTAAGCGACAGGGTGGGAAGAATCAAACCGATAGTGGCCGGCATGACGATGGTGGGCCTGGCGATGTTTGTGTTCGCCCTTTCAGACTCCCTTTCTCTTGTGGTTCTGGGTGCGGTGCTTTTCTCGGTGGGCGCCTCGATAAGTGAGGCCTCAACGAAGCCCCTGGCCACCGAGGTATCGAGGCTTCGCGGAACGGCACTGGGATTTCTGGAGAGCGTAAAGGACATCGGCCAGGCGCTGGGGCCGGTTTTGATAGGATTTCTCGGGTTTAGAACAGGATTTCTCTTCGTGGGGGTGTTTGGATTGGGGGCATTGGCGGTTTTTCTCCTGCGGGCCAACAGCGGTTTTTCGCGGGGAATCAACCGTTGA